A part of Helicobacter jaachi genomic DNA contains:
- a CDS encoding DUF4043 family protein has translation MAQALQWNTISLEGLQSDPNISVKIATEIERLSWIKSPFASFVGKGGDRGVRVFEVEQEQPFRPRLKAKLTGTGVEGNADFETNYDQLEILSQTVYPRVVGNSLRSPIKQYSKMQHIDFVREATDSLGEWIQDRRDKNIVAAITNDFTNVVVADSTNGYKDTTNERNVQSATKKIVAGDVMNVKMIRRAIFMARAGVNFKNKESFPLKPIKSDVISEGNISIIHNSYIVLLDSFQADQLRSDKEWIEMQKYAGDRGDKNRLFSGLLGFIDGCVVLDMNVWTSMQVGMLNTDISDEEYKAHINPQNFSKVTPPSYYADAQPLSFGALIGSNAVVMVGGEKPVFYIDDKQDAGRKTTIGADRLLAIAKGRFDAFESGSLTPFSGQDFAVIGLVSSKE, from the coding sequence ATGGCACAAGCATTACAATGGAATACAATTTCTTTAGAAGGACTCCAAAGCGACCCAAATATTAGCGTGAAAATCGCTACTGAGATTGAGCGCTTATCATGGATTAAAAGCCCATTTGCAAGCTTTGTAGGTAAAGGTGGAGATAGAGGCGTGCGTGTGTTTGAAGTAGAGCAAGAGCAGCCATTTCGACCAAGACTAAAAGCTAAGCTCACAGGCACAGGCGTAGAGGGAAATGCGGACTTTGAGACTAACTATGACCAACTTGAAATCCTCTCTCAAACGGTGTATCCGCGAGTAGTTGGCAATTCTTTGCGCTCTCCTATCAAACAATATAGCAAAATGCAGCATATTGACTTTGTGCGCGAGGCTACAGATAGTTTAGGCGAGTGGATACAAGATAGACGCGATAAAAATATTGTCGCAGCCATCACAAATGACTTTACTAATGTCGTAGTGGCAGATAGCACAAATGGCTATAAAGATACTACAAATGAAAGAAATGTGCAAAGCGCCACTAAAAAAATCGTAGCGGGCGATGTGATGAATGTTAAGATGATTCGCCGCGCTATTTTTATGGCGCGCGCGGGCGTGAATTTCAAAAATAAAGAATCTTTCCCGCTAAAACCCATAAAAAGCGATGTGATAAGCGAAGGCAACATCTCTATCATTCATAATTCTTATATTGTTTTATTAGATTCTTTCCAAGCAGACCAGCTAAGAAGCGATAAAGAATGGATTGAGATGCAAAAGTATGCAGGCGATAGAGGCGATAAAAATCGACTCTTTAGCGGACTTTTGGGCTTTATAGATGGCTGCGTGGTGCTAGATATGAATGTATGGACTTCTATGCAAGTAGGTATGCTAAACACTGATATAAGCGATGAGGAATATAAAGCGCATATTAATCCGCAAAACTTTAGCAAGGTAACACCACCTAGCTATTATGCTGATGCGCAGCCTCTAAGCTTTGGCGCGCTTATAGGCTCAAATGCTGTAGTTATGGTAGGTGGAGAAAAACCTGTGTTTTATATCGATGATAAGCAAGATGCAGGGCGTAAAACCACTATCGGCGCAGATAGATTGCTAGCTATTGCAAAAGGACGCTTTGATGCGTTTGAAAGCGGCTCGCTCACACCTTTTAGCGGGCAGGATTTTGCAGTAATTGGGCTTGTGTCAAGTAAAGAATAG
- a CDS encoding CHC2 zinc finger domain-containing protein, translating to MSFLLGVNQMEHFKAKLNIIDVVQYFIPLRKKGINHFASCPFHSEKSDSFCVSEFKQMYHCFGCGESGDAIKFVQMYKKIDFKEAVQELCDIFNLQSPLNQTSKHASSKFKDFSQKCKDLSARFYANLQKRKDIQNYLLNRGFNMQTCAAYNIGFCEGVEDILHFFSPAQAQEIGLITSFAQNELLSAQNTDKSAHKAQNPAQNIIEFAPLPFAPASWCQNTDKSAAAVSARRVLARSRNSAALPLIAEKKKRRFYLFGAKGSGEGINPFSFCDEKFKEVNTKNLSQNSLKAKTPFKNRIIITLFNRNHQAIGFVGRTHPYANFLKSPKYLNSKESFLYQKSLNLYNFSRAKQEISKMGKVLVVEGYFDAIAANLLGIKNCVATGGTAFNDKFLSALLALNAQITFLFDSDSSGQEANLRACAVLLKNHIYDARVCVIENLNAKGTRVKDLGEVLELRQKPRFIFHSLLGFFIHKNLEKCASPAQKDSFLNTLKDMIIKEQNFYQKDYLVSEVCAHTGVPREYFLSQKVKNTTHLGQMEAFLCALVQDEDNYYIAKNILLLKSLPQDIQAPVAQYLQDKTLGSLQKYAFLEQKAGYNFEFAIYNLHLRYFERALAQAKARKDIAQILSAQDEIKALKSRLCAKF from the coding sequence GTGAGTTTTTTATTGGGGGTAAATCAAATGGAACATTTTAAAGCAAAACTTAACATCATCGATGTCGTGCAGTATTTTATCCCGCTGCGCAAAAAAGGCATAAATCACTTCGCCTCCTGCCCTTTTCATAGTGAGAAAAGCGATAGTTTCTGCGTGAGTGAATTCAAGCAAATGTATCACTGCTTTGGCTGCGGGGAGAGCGGCGATGCGATAAAATTCGTGCAGATGTATAAAAAGATAGATTTTAAAGAGGCTGTGCAGGAGCTGTGCGATATTTTTAACCTCCAAAGCCCTCTAAACCAAACAAGCAAGCACGCAAGCAGCAAATTTAAGGACTTTAGCCAAAAATGCAAGGATTTAAGCGCACGCTTTTATGCAAATTTACAAAAGCGCAAAGATATTCAAAATTATTTATTAAATCGAGGTTTTAATATGCAAACTTGCGCGGCGTATAATATCGGCTTTTGCGAGGGTGTGGAGGATATTTTGCACTTTTTCTCCCCCGCACAGGCGCAAGAAATCGGACTTATAACAAGTTTTGCACAAAATGAACTCTTAAGCGCACAAAATACAGATAAATCCGCGCATAAAGCACAAAATCCCGCGCAAAATATAATAGAATTCGCGCCACTGCCTTTCGCGCCTGCTTCGTGGTGCCAAAACACGGATAAAAGCGCGGCAGCAGTGTCCGCGCGCCGTGTTTTGGCTAGAAGCAGAAACAGCGCGGCTCTCCCCTTGATTGCCGAAAAGAAAAAGCGGCGCTTTTATCTTTTCGGGGCTAAGGGGAGCGGGGAGGGGATAAACCCCTTTTCTTTTTGCGATGAAAAGTTTAAAGAAGTTAACACTAAAAACTTAAGCCAAAATAGCCTAAAAGCCAAAACGCCTTTTAAAAATAGAATTATCATCACACTTTTTAACCGCAATCACCAAGCTATCGGCTTTGTCGGGCGCACTCACCCTTATGCAAACTTTCTCAAAAGCCCTAAATATCTCAACTCAAAAGAGAGTTTTTTATACCAAAAATCGCTCAATCTCTACAATTTTTCACGCGCCAAGCAAGAGATTAGCAAAATGGGCAAAGTGCTAGTGGTGGAGGGATATTTTGATGCGATTGCGGCAAATTTGTTAGGGATAAAAAACTGCGTAGCCACTGGTGGCACGGCGTTTAATGATAAATTTTTAAGCGCGCTTTTAGCATTAAATGCGCAAATTACTTTCCTTTTTGATAGTGATTCTAGCGGGCAGGAGGCAAATTTGCGCGCGTGCGCGGTGTTATTAAAAAATCATATTTATGATGCGCGTGTTTGTGTGATAGAAAATCTAAACGCCAAAGGCACGCGTGTGAAAGATTTAGGCGAAGTGCTAGAGCTAAGGCAAAAGCCGCGTTTTATTTTTCACTCACTGCTTGGCTTTTTTATTCACAAAAACCTTGAGAAATGCGCAAGCCCTGCGCAAAAAGACAGCTTTTTAAACACGCTAAAAGATATGATTATAAAAGAGCAGAACTTTTATCAAAAAGATTATTTAGTGAGTGAGGTTTGCGCGCACACAGGCGTGCCGCGCGAGTATTTTTTAAGCCAAAAAGTCAAAAATACGACACATTTAGGGCAAATGGAGGCATTTTTATGCGCGCTTGTGCAAGATGAGGATAATTACTACATCGCTAAAAATATTTTGCTATTAAAATCGCTCCCGCAAGACATTCAAGCGCCAGTAGCGCAGTATTTGCAGGATAAAACCTTAGGTAGCTTGCAAAAATATGCGTTTTTGGAGCAAAAGGCGGGCTATAATTTTGAATTTGCCATTTATAACCTGCATTTGCGCTACTTTGAGCGCGCGCTCGCACAGGCAAAGGCGCGTAAAGATATTGCGCAGATTCTAAGCGCGCAAGATGAGATTAAGGCACTTAAAAGTCGCCTTTGCGCTAAATTTTAA
- a CDS encoding type II toxin-antitoxin system death-on-curing family toxin, translating to MKYISLAQALIIHDDIIEKIGGLSGFHKEGIGLLQSALEHVKNDAFYPQMSDKLAHLMFACIKFHPFCDGNKRTAIYMGMHFLSLNGENIEGFAEYMEDKVVEVANSTLNKAQLRAYCEFFIGGKSNGTF from the coding sequence ATGAAATACATAAGCTTAGCACAAGCCTTGATTATTCATGATGATATAATAGAAAAAATTGGAGGCTTGAGCGGTTTTCATAAAGAGGGCATAGGGTTATTGCAAAGCGCGCTTGAGCATGTAAAAAATGATGCATTTTATCCGCAAATGAGTGACAAACTCGCGCATTTGATGTTTGCGTGCATTAAATTTCACCCATTTTGTGATGGCAATAAACGCACTGCTATTTATATGGGAATGCACTTTTTAAGCTTAAATGGTGAAAATATCGAGGGTTTTGCGGAATATATGGAGGATAAAGTGGTGGAAGTGGCTAACTCTACATTAAATAAGGCGCAATTAAGGGCGTATTGTGAGTTTTTTATTGGGGGTAAATCAAATGGAACATTTTAA